A region of Streptomyces sp. WMMC500 DNA encodes the following proteins:
- the pgsA gene encoding CDP-diacylglycerol--glycerol-3-phosphate 3-phosphatidyltransferase, whose protein sequence is MSPAPAVGQAGLWNIANVLTMVRLLLVPAFVLLMAAHGGHDPAWRSFAWAAFTIAMITDLFDGELARRYDLVTDFGKIADPIADKAIMGAALICLSALGDLPWWVTIVILAREIGITLMRFWVIRHGVIPASRGGKLKTLAQGVAVGMYILTLTGPLATLRFWIMAAAVVLTVVTGLDYVKQAIVLRRRGLAAEREQRVQ, encoded by the coding sequence ATGAGCCCCGCCCCGGCCGTCGGCCAGGCCGGTCTGTGGAACATCGCCAACGTCCTCACCATGGTGCGGCTGCTGCTCGTACCGGCGTTCGTGCTGCTCATGGCCGCCCACGGCGGCCATGACCCGGCCTGGCGCTCGTTCGCCTGGGCCGCCTTCACGATCGCCATGATCACCGACCTCTTCGACGGGGAGCTGGCCCGCCGCTACGACCTCGTCACCGACTTCGGCAAGATCGCCGACCCCATCGCCGACAAGGCGATCATGGGCGCCGCGCTGATCTGCCTGTCGGCGCTGGGCGACCTGCCCTGGTGGGTGACGATCGTGATCCTGGCGCGGGAGATCGGCATCACCCTCATGCGGTTCTGGGTGATCAGGCACGGTGTGATCCCGGCCAGCCGGGGCGGGAAGCTGAAGACCCTGGCCCAGGGGGTGGCCGTGGGCATGTACATCCTCACCCTCACCGGACCGCTCGCCACGCTGCGCTTCTGGATCATGGCCGCGGCCGTGGTCCTGACCGTGGTGACCGGCCTGGACTACGTCAAGCAGGCGATCGTGCTCCGCCGCAGGGGGCTGGCCGCCGAACGGGAGCAGAGAGTCCAGTGA
- the rimO gene encoding 30S ribosomal protein S12 methylthiotransferase RimO produces MPERRTVALVTLGCARNEVDSEELAGRLAADGWDLVTDAAAADVAVVNTCGFVEAAKKDSVDALLEANDLKDTGRTQAVVAVGCMAERYGKELADALPEADGVLGFDDYADISERLQTILSGGGHAAHTPRDRRKLLPISPAERQDAAARGAAALPGHGDPASPAATAPADTAPAEAAPADTAPADLPAGVAPASGPRPPLRRRLGSGPVASVKLASGCDRRCTFCAIPSFRGSFVSRRPADVLGETRWLAGQGVREIMLVSENNTSYGKDLGDVRLLETLLPELAAVDGIERIRVSYLQPAEMRPGLIDVLTSTEKVAPYFDLSFQHAAPEVLRAMRRFGDTERFLQLLEEIRSRAPEAGARSNFIVGFPGETERDVEELERFLTAARLDAVGIFGYSDEEGTEAAGYGSKVAPEAVAERLAHMTRLAEELTAQRAEERVGETVLVLVDAVEDAGPDAGSGADAGEVAGRAAHQAPETDGVTLLAGGSARRAAPGALVTAKVVASEGVDLVAEPIGEPDRRRPREPAEEAAR; encoded by the coding sequence ATGCCTGAACGCCGCACCGTCGCCCTCGTCACGCTTGGCTGCGCCCGGAACGAGGTGGACTCCGAGGAGCTTGCGGGCCGCCTGGCGGCGGACGGCTGGGACCTCGTCACGGACGCCGCCGCCGCGGACGTCGCCGTCGTGAACACCTGCGGGTTCGTCGAAGCCGCCAAGAAGGACTCCGTCGACGCCCTGCTGGAGGCCAACGACCTCAAGGACACGGGCCGTACGCAGGCCGTCGTCGCCGTCGGCTGCATGGCGGAGCGGTACGGCAAGGAGCTGGCCGACGCGCTTCCGGAGGCGGACGGCGTCCTCGGCTTCGACGACTACGCCGACATCTCGGAGCGGCTGCAGACCATCCTCTCCGGCGGCGGCCACGCCGCGCACACCCCGCGGGACCGCCGCAAGCTGCTGCCGATCAGCCCCGCGGAGCGGCAGGACGCCGCCGCCCGCGGCGCGGCGGCGCTGCCGGGCCACGGCGACCCGGCCTCGCCGGCCGCCACCGCCCCCGCCGACACCGCCCCCGCAGAGGCGGCCCCCGCCGACACCGCCCCGGCCGACCTGCCCGCCGGGGTCGCCCCCGCCTCCGGGCCCCGGCCGCCGCTGCGCCGCCGGCTGGGCTCCGGTCCCGTCGCCTCGGTCAAGCTGGCCTCCGGCTGTGACCGCCGGTGCACGTTCTGCGCCATCCCCTCCTTCCGCGGCTCCTTCGTCTCCCGCCGCCCCGCCGACGTCCTCGGCGAGACCCGCTGGCTGGCCGGGCAGGGCGTACGGGAGATCATGCTCGTCTCCGAGAACAACACCTCGTACGGCAAGGACCTCGGTGACGTGCGGCTGCTGGAGACGCTGCTGCCCGAACTGGCCGCCGTGGACGGCATCGAGCGGATCCGGGTCAGCTATCTGCAGCCCGCCGAGATGCGCCCGGGGCTGATCGACGTCCTGACGTCGACGGAGAAGGTGGCGCCGTACTTCGACCTGTCCTTCCAGCACGCCGCCCCCGAAGTGCTGCGCGCCATGCGCCGCTTCGGGGACACCGAGCGGTTCCTGCAACTGCTGGAGGAGATCCGCTCGCGGGCACCCGAGGCGGGTGCCCGGTCGAACTTCATCGTCGGCTTCCCCGGCGAGACCGAGCGGGACGTCGAGGAGCTGGAGCGCTTCCTCACCGCCGCACGCCTGGACGCCGTGGGGATCTTCGGCTACTCCGACGAGGAGGGCACGGAGGCCGCCGGGTACGGCTCGAAGGTCGCCCCGGAGGCGGTCGCGGAGCGGCTGGCGCACATGACGCGGCTGGCGGAGGAGCTGACGGCGCAGCGGGCCGAGGAGCGGGTGGGGGAGACGGTTCTGGTCTTGGTGGACGCGGTGGAGGACGCCGGTCCGGACGCCGGTTCCGGCGCGGACGCCGGGGAGGTCGCCGGCCGCGCGGCGCACCAGGCGCCGGAGACCGACGGCGTGACGCTGCTGGCCGGCGGGAGCGCCCGGCGGGCGGCGCCGGGGGCGCTGGTCACCGCCAAGGTGGTGGCGAGCGAAGGCGTGGACCTGGTGGCCGAGCCGATAGGCGAGCCCGATCGACGGCGGCCCCGGGAGCCGGCCGAGGAGGCCGCGAGATGA
- a CDS encoding helix-turn-helix domain-containing protein produces the protein MSLGNSPTGDRPSVGRALQQARLDAKLSVEQVSLSTRVRIPIIHAIEQDDFSRCGGDVYARGHVRTLARAVGLEAEDLVAQYDAEHGGRPVPTPAAPMFEAERIRPEPRRPNWTAAMVAAIVAVVGFVGFTVFSGGDEEEPDGSSVAGESQGSEKPKDPDSGKDAAEDKQRPQPSDSAVAGAPPDKVTLRIVAADGQSWISAQGADGRELEEGVLAQGDSVTVTDSEKIYVVLGNAGGVDLFVNGKQIAEDFQPGEVERLTYTKGDPEAG, from the coding sequence GTGTCCCTCGGCAACTCCCCCACAGGCGACCGCCCTTCCGTCGGTCGCGCCCTCCAGCAGGCCCGCCTTGATGCCAAGCTGTCCGTCGAACAGGTCAGCTTGTCGACGCGTGTGCGCATTCCGATCATCCATGCCATCGAACAGGACGATTTCTCTCGCTGCGGCGGCGACGTCTACGCCCGGGGGCATGTGCGAACCCTTGCGCGGGCGGTCGGTCTGGAGGCCGAGGACCTGGTCGCGCAGTACGACGCGGAGCACGGTGGCCGGCCCGTGCCCACGCCCGCCGCGCCGATGTTCGAGGCCGAGCGCATCCGCCCCGAGCCGCGCCGCCCCAACTGGACCGCCGCGATGGTCGCCGCGATCGTGGCCGTCGTCGGCTTCGTGGGGTTCACCGTCTTCAGCGGCGGTGACGAGGAGGAGCCCGACGGCTCCTCGGTGGCCGGGGAGTCGCAGGGGTCCGAGAAGCCGAAGGACCCCGACTCCGGCAAGGACGCGGCCGAGGACAAGCAGCGCCCGCAGCCCTCGGACAGCGCGGTGGCCGGGGCGCCGCCGGACAAGGTGACGCTGCGGATCGTCGCGGCGGACGGGCAGAGCTGGATCTCCGCGCAGGGCGCCGACGGGCGCGAGCTGGAGGAGGGCGTCCTCGCCCAGGGCGACTCCGTCACCGTCACCGACAGCGAGAAGATCTACGTCGTCCTCGGCAACGCCGGCGGCGTCGACCTGTTCGTGAACGGCAAGCAGATCGCGGAGGACTTCCAGCCCGGCGAGGTCGAGCGGCTGACGTACACCAAGGGCGATCCCGAGGCCGGCTGA
- a CDS encoding DNA translocase FtsK — MASRTSGSGNSRQRSGGSTAKKPAAKKAPAKKAAGKKPPPKKGAAAKKAPAKKPAPSPTAGVLHLLRAVWLGLARTVGALFRGIGRGARGLDPAHRKDGLALLLLGIALIVAAGTWSNLQGPVGELVEILVTGAFGRLDLLVPILLATIAVRLIRHPEKTEANGRIVIGLSALVIGVLGLVHLACGTPGRGEGTQTIRDSGGFVGWAVSRPLVSTLGDVLALPLLVLLTVFGLLVVTATPVARIPDRIHAAGVRLGLVQPRPDPAAVAKAEDFDDDWRDGLVRTDEDEEDGAGEPAPPPRRRRTRKAAPAAPRRPAADRDYAGMDPIDAAAAAATDLDGAVLHGVQPSPLLADLTHGVAERTGGVPAAREESGGQESVRSESPRENSVPDLTKQAAEPDPAALPPRAEQLQLSGDITYALPSLDILERGGPGRTRSAANDAVVASLTQVFTEFKVDAAVTGFTRGPTVTRYEVELGPAVKVERITALTKNIAYAVASPDVRIISPIPGKSAVGIEIPNSDREMVKLGDVLRSAEAAGEDHPMLVGLGKDVEGGYVSANLAKMPHILIAGATGSGKSSCINCLITSVMARATPEDVRMVLVDPKRVELTAYEGIPHLITPIITNPKRAAEALQWVVREMDLRYDDLAAYGYRHIDDFNAAVRSGKATAPPGSERDLAPYPYLLVIVDELADLMMVAPRDVEDAIVRITQLARAAGIHLVLATQRPSVDVVTGLIKANVPSRLAFATSSLADSRVILDQAGAEKLIGKGDGLFLPMGANKPVRLQGAYVEEDEVAAVVQHCKDQMAPVFREDVVVGGAKKKEIDEEIGDDLDLLCQAAELVVSTQFGSTSMLQRKLRVGFAKAGRLMDLMESRGIVGPSEGSKARDVLIKPDEMDGVLAQLRGQDQP, encoded by the coding sequence ATGGCCTCACGTACCTCTGGCAGCGGCAACTCCCGGCAGCGGTCCGGAGGTAGCACGGCCAAAAAGCCCGCGGCGAAGAAGGCGCCCGCGAAGAAGGCGGCGGGCAAGAAGCCGCCGCCGAAGAAGGGCGCCGCGGCCAAGAAGGCCCCGGCCAAGAAGCCCGCCCCCTCGCCCACCGCCGGCGTGCTGCACCTGCTGCGCGCGGTCTGGCTCGGCCTCGCCCGCACCGTCGGCGCCCTCTTCCGCGGCATAGGGCGCGGCGCCAGGGGACTCGACCCCGCCCACCGCAAGGACGGCCTCGCCCTGCTGCTGCTCGGCATCGCCCTGATCGTCGCGGCCGGCACCTGGTCGAACCTCCAGGGACCGGTGGGCGAGCTGGTCGAGATCCTGGTCACCGGCGCCTTCGGCCGCCTCGACCTGCTCGTGCCGATCCTGCTCGCCACCATCGCCGTACGCCTCATCCGCCACCCCGAGAAGACCGAGGCCAACGGCCGCATCGTCATCGGCCTGTCCGCCCTGGTCATCGGCGTGCTCGGGCTCGTGCACCTGGCCTGCGGCACCCCGGGGCGCGGCGAGGGCACGCAGACCATCAGGGACTCCGGCGGGTTCGTCGGCTGGGCGGTGAGCCGGCCGCTGGTCAGCACCCTCGGCGACGTGCTCGCGCTGCCGCTGCTGGTGCTGCTGACCGTCTTCGGGCTGCTCGTCGTCACCGCGACGCCGGTCGCCAGGATCCCGGACCGGATCCACGCCGCCGGGGTGCGGCTCGGCCTCGTACAGCCGCGGCCCGATCCGGCGGCGGTGGCCAAGGCGGAGGACTTCGACGACGACTGGCGCGACGGCCTGGTGCGTACGGACGAGGACGAGGAGGACGGGGCCGGGGAGCCCGCGCCGCCGCCGCGGCGCCGCCGGACCCGCAAGGCGGCACCCGCCGCCCCGCGCCGCCCCGCGGCGGACCGCGACTACGCCGGCATGGACCCCATCGACGCGGCCGCCGCCGCCGCCACCGACCTCGACGGCGCCGTGCTGCACGGCGTCCAGCCCTCCCCGCTGCTCGCCGACCTCACCCACGGCGTCGCCGAGCGCACCGGTGGCGTACCGGCGGCGCGCGAGGAGTCGGGCGGGCAGGAGTCCGTACGCTCCGAGAGCCCGCGGGAGAACTCGGTCCCCGACCTCACCAAGCAGGCCGCCGAGCCCGACCCCGCCGCCCTGCCGCCGCGCGCCGAACAGCTCCAGCTCTCCGGCGACATCACCTACGCGCTGCCGTCCCTCGACATCCTGGAGCGCGGCGGCCCCGGCCGTACGCGCAGCGCCGCCAACGACGCCGTCGTCGCCTCCCTCACCCAGGTCTTCACCGAGTTCAAGGTCGACGCCGCCGTCACCGGCTTCACCCGCGGCCCGACGGTCACGCGCTACGAGGTGGAGCTCGGCCCGGCCGTGAAGGTCGAGCGGATCACGGCGCTGACGAAGAACATCGCCTACGCCGTCGCCAGCCCCGACGTGCGCATCATCAGCCCCATCCCCGGCAAGTCCGCCGTCGGCATCGAAATCCCCAACAGCGACCGCGAGATGGTCAAGCTCGGCGACGTGCTGCGCTCCGCGGAGGCGGCCGGCGAGGACCACCCGATGCTCGTCGGCCTCGGCAAGGACGTCGAGGGCGGCTACGTCTCGGCGAACCTCGCCAAGATGCCGCACATCCTCATCGCCGGCGCCACCGGCTCCGGCAAGTCCTCCTGCATCAACTGCCTGATCACCTCGGTCATGGCGCGGGCCACGCCGGAGGACGTGCGGATGGTGCTGGTCGACCCCAAGCGGGTGGAGCTGACCGCGTACGAGGGCATCCCGCACCTGATCACCCCGATCATCACCAACCCCAAGCGGGCCGCGGAAGCCCTGCAGTGGGTGGTCCGCGAGATGGACCTGCGCTACGACGACCTCGCCGCCTACGGCTACCGCCACATCGACGACTTCAACGCCGCCGTCCGCTCCGGCAAGGCCACCGCGCCGCCCGGCAGCGAACGGGACCTGGCCCCGTACCCGTACCTGCTGGTGATCGTCGACGAGCTGGCGGACCTCATGATGGTCGCGCCGCGGGACGTCGAGGACGCGATCGTACGGATCACGCAGCTCGCCCGCGCCGCGGGCATCCACCTGGTGCTCGCCACCCAGCGCCCGAGCGTCGACGTCGTCACCGGGCTGATCAAGGCGAACGTGCCCTCCCGGCTGGCCTTCGCCACCTCCTCCCTCGCCGACAGCCGCGTCATCCTCGACCAGGCCGGCGCCGAGAAGCTGATCGGCAAGGGGGACGGGCTGTTCCTGCCGATGGGCGCCAACAAGCCGGTCCGGCTGCAGGGCGCGTACGTCGAGGAGGACGAGGTCGCCGCGGTCGTGCAGCACTGCAAGGACCAGATGGCGCCGGTCTTCCGCGAGGACGTCGTGGTCGGCGGGGCGAAGAAGAAGGAGATCGACGAGGAGATCGGCGACGACCTCGATCTGCTGTGCCAGGCGGCCGAGCTGGTGGTCTCCACGCAGTTCGGCTCCACGTCGATGCTCCAGCGCAAGCTGCGGGTCGGGTTCGCCAAGGCGGGCCGGCTGATGGACCTGATGGAGTCACGCGGGATCGTCGGTCCGAGTGAGGGTTCGAAGGCGCGGGACGTACTCATCAAACCGGATGAAATGGACGGAGTGCTCGCCCAACTGCGGGGGCAGGATCAACCGTAA
- a CDS encoding response regulator — translation MVQKAKILLVDDRPENLLALEAILSALDQHLVRASSGEEALKALLTEDFAVILLDVQMPGMDGFETAAHIKRRERTRDIPIIFLTAINHGPHHTFRGYAAGAVDYISKPFDPWVLRAKVSVFVELYMKNLQLREQAGLLRLQLEGAQKGNGDGAAQTGLLAELSARLAAAEEQAEALSKQLSGANAESAVVATAAHLERKLTGLRKAIDALEPGSRPDTE, via the coding sequence ATGGTGCAGAAGGCCAAGATTCTCCTGGTCGATGACCGGCCGGAGAATCTGCTGGCGCTGGAGGCCATCCTTTCCGCGCTGGATCAGCACCTGGTCCGGGCGTCGTCCGGGGAGGAGGCGCTCAAGGCGCTGCTGACCGAGGACTTCGCGGTGATCCTGCTCGACGTGCAGATGCCGGGCATGGACGGGTTCGAGACCGCGGCGCACATCAAGCGCCGCGAGCGCACCCGCGACATTCCGATCATCTTCCTCACGGCCATCAACCACGGTCCGCACCACACGTTCCGCGGCTACGCCGCGGGAGCCGTCGACTACATCTCCAAGCCCTTCGACCCCTGGGTGCTGCGGGCGAAGGTCTCGGTGTTCGTCGAGCTGTACATGAAGAACCTGCAGTTGCGCGAGCAGGCCGGCCTGCTGCGGCTGCAGCTCGAAGGCGCCCAGAAGGGCAACGGCGACGGGGCCGCCCAGACCGGGCTGCTCGCCGAGCTCTCCGCCCGGCTCGCGGCGGCCGAGGAGCAGGCAGAGGCGCTGTCGAAGCAGCTCAGCGGGGCGAACGCGGAGTCCGCGGTCGTCGCCACCGCCGCGCACCTGGAGCGGAAACTCACCGGGCTGCGCAAGGCGATCGACGCCCTGGAGCCGGGCTCCCGCCCCGACACGGAGTAG